From a single Fulvivirga ulvae genomic region:
- a CDS encoding 2-oxoglutarate dehydrogenase E1 component: MDKYSYISNAHGHYLDELYQSYKQDPSSVDQSWQKFFEGFEFSLQKFGENGHATSEEISKETQVRNLIHAYRSRAHLKSDTNPVRKRRNHNVTLSYKDFGLSDSDLNKEFEVGSEIGLGRASLKKIIETLDKIYLGHIGFEYMHIRDSEILDWFKRKCEKEALDTNPDKETKQRMLSKLNEAVVFENFLHTKFLGQKRFSLEGGENTIPALDQIIHYAANFDVKEVVIGMAHRGRLNVLTNIMGKTYEEIFSEFEGTTDPDLTMGDGDVKYHMGYSSRIKTGSNKDVYVKLTPNPSHLEAVDPVVLGYTRGQIDDEYHGDSKKAMSILIHGDAAVAGQGLVYEIIQMSELDGYTTGGTIHFVINNQVGFTTDYDDARSSIYCTDVAKIIDAPVLHINGDDPEAVVFASKLAVEYNQKFGKDIFLDLLCYRRHGHNEADEPKFTQPKLYSLIAKHPNPREIYVKTLIERGDIDEEKAKKLDKEFRDLLQDRLNEVKQKPLPYKPQKVEEEWQQLHRAKPEDFDESPDTSIDQKVVDKVAKALTSLPKGFKPLKQIDKLIKDRKVNFFEKHELNWADAELLAYGSLLTEQKLVRMSGQDVKRGTFSHRHSFVFDANTNEPYCNLNHIEEGQQKFQIYNSLLSEFGVLGFEYGYAMATPNALVLWEAQFGDFANGAQVMIDQFITSAESKWQRMNGLVMLLPHGYEGQGPEHSNARPERFLQLAAEENMIAANCTTPANIFHLLRRQVTWNFRKPCVVFSPKSLLRHPKVVSPITDFTHGKFQEVIDDSYVTKKSVKRVLLCSGKVYYDLLEEQEKEKIKDIAIVRIEQLYPFPKKQLEKVLKQYKNADLYWVQEEPSNMGYWWFIMRFMEGTKLELISRKASASPATGYAKVHKIEQARIIEKAFDK; this comes from the coding sequence ATGGATAAATATTCCTACATTTCCAACGCTCACGGCCACTATCTGGATGAGCTTTATCAATCTTACAAGCAAGATCCTTCATCGGTAGACCAGTCATGGCAGAAGTTTTTCGAAGGTTTTGAGTTTTCCCTCCAAAAGTTTGGCGAAAACGGACATGCCACCTCTGAAGAAATCTCCAAAGAGACACAGGTGCGTAACCTGATTCATGCATACCGTTCAAGGGCACATTTGAAATCTGACACCAACCCGGTACGTAAACGGCGTAACCATAACGTAACACTATCTTACAAAGACTTCGGTTTGTCTGACAGTGACCTGAACAAAGAGTTTGAAGTAGGTAGTGAAATAGGGCTTGGTAGGGCCAGTCTGAAAAAGATTATTGAAACCCTTGACAAAATCTATTTGGGGCATATAGGTTTTGAGTACATGCACATCCGTGACTCGGAAATATTGGATTGGTTTAAAAGGAAATGTGAAAAGGAAGCCCTTGATACCAACCCTGACAAAGAAACAAAGCAAAGGATGCTTAGCAAACTCAATGAAGCCGTAGTATTCGAGAATTTTCTCCATACAAAATTCCTTGGGCAAAAAAGATTTTCCCTGGAAGGAGGGGAGAACACCATCCCTGCACTTGATCAAATCATACATTATGCTGCAAATTTTGATGTAAAGGAAGTGGTAATAGGCATGGCTCACAGGGGCCGTCTTAATGTGCTTACTAACATCATGGGCAAAACATACGAAGAAATATTCAGTGAGTTTGAGGGTACCACTGACCCTGACCTGACTATGGGTGATGGTGACGTAAAATATCACATGGGTTATTCCAGCCGAATTAAAACAGGGTCTAATAAGGACGTGTATGTAAAGCTTACACCGAACCCTTCACACCTTGAAGCAGTGGATCCAGTAGTACTAGGTTATACCAGGGGCCAGATAGATGACGAGTACCATGGAGACAGTAAAAAGGCTATGTCGATCCTTATACATGGAGATGCAGCAGTAGCAGGCCAGGGACTTGTTTATGAGATAATTCAGATGTCAGAACTTGATGGTTATACTACCGGCGGAACCATACATTTTGTAATAAACAACCAGGTAGGATTTACCACTGATTATGACGATGCCAGATCAAGTATTTACTGTACCGATGTGGCTAAAATTATAGATGCTCCGGTACTTCACATCAATGGGGATGATCCCGAGGCTGTAGTGTTTGCATCCAAGCTGGCTGTAGAATACAATCAAAAATTTGGCAAGGATATTTTCCTTGACTTGCTATGCTATAGAAGACATGGCCATAACGAAGCTGATGAGCCGAAGTTTACACAGCCAAAACTCTACAGTCTTATTGCCAAGCACCCTAACCCAAGAGAAATCTATGTAAAGACACTTATAGAACGTGGTGACATAGATGAAGAAAAAGCGAAAAAATTAGATAAAGAATTCAGAGACCTGCTTCAGGACAGACTGAATGAAGTGAAGCAAAAGCCACTGCCATACAAACCTCAAAAAGTGGAAGAGGAATGGCAACAATTACACAGGGCTAAACCTGAGGATTTTGACGAATCTCCTGACACTAGCATTGACCAGAAAGTAGTTGACAAGGTAGCAAAAGCTCTAACATCACTCCCTAAAGGCTTTAAACCTCTAAAGCAAATAGATAAGTTAATTAAAGACCGAAAAGTTAATTTCTTTGAGAAGCATGAACTAAACTGGGCTGATGCCGAATTGCTGGCTTACGGATCTCTATTAACCGAGCAGAAACTTGTAAGGATGTCGGGGCAGGATGTCAAAAGGGGTACATTCTCTCACAGGCACTCCTTCGTTTTCGATGCAAATACTAATGAACCCTATTGCAATCTTAATCATATTGAGGAAGGCCAGCAGAAATTTCAAATCTATAACTCCTTACTTTCTGAGTTTGGTGTTTTAGGTTTCGAATATGGCTATGCCATGGCCACACCAAACGCGTTAGTTCTCTGGGAAGCACAATTTGGAGATTTTGCAAACGGAGCTCAGGTAATGATAGACCAGTTCATCACAAGTGCTGAATCCAAATGGCAGCGCATGAATGGCCTTGTCATGTTGCTTCCTCACGGTTATGAAGGGCAGGGACCAGAGCACTCTAATGCCAGACCGGAGAGATTTTTACAGCTTGCTGCTGAGGAAAATATGATTGCTGCTAATTGTACTACTCCGGCAAACATATTCCATTTGCTTAGAAGACAAGTAACCTGGAATTTCAGAAAACCTTGCGTAGTATTCTCTCCGAAATCACTATTGAGACACCCGAAGGTAGTATCTCCAATAACGGATTTCACCCATGGCAAATTTCAGGAAGTAATTGATGACAGTTATGTAACTAAAAAATCGGTTAAGCGAGTACTTCTTTGCAGTGGTAAAGTTTACTATGATCTGCTGGAAGAGCAGGAAAAGGAAAAAATTAAGGACATTGCCATTGTCAGAATTGAGCAGCTATATCCTTTCCCTAAAAAGCAGTTGGAGAAAGTGCTGAAGCAATACAAAAACGCGGATCTATACTGGGTACAGGAAGAACCTTCTAACATGGGCTACTGGTGGTTTATCATGCGTTTCATGGAGGGCACTAAGCTGGAGTTAATCTCCAGAAAGGCCAGCGCCTCTCCGGCAACAGGTTATGCCAAAGTACATAAAATAGAGCAAGCTCGTATAATAGAAAAAGCATTTGACAAGTAA
- a CDS encoding 30S ribosomal protein S16: MAVKIRLARRGRKKQALYDVVVADARAPRDGRYIEKIGRYNPNTDPATIDLNEERAFHWVMNGAQPTDTVRAMLSYRGIMLKKHLQIGVNKGAISQEEADKKFEAWLNEKESKIESKKDKIAKEAAASAKARKEAETKVKEARAEALKKKNVVEEEAPKAEEEATETAEVTEEPKGETPAEGEENKGE, from the coding sequence ATGGCAGTAAAAATCAGATTGGCCCGTAGAGGTCGCAAAAAACAAGCATTGTACGATGTAGTCGTAGCAGATGCGAGAGCACCACGAGATGGTCGCTACATTGAAAAGATCGGTAGATACAACCCGAATACTGATCCTGCAACTATTGATTTGAATGAAGAGAGAGCTTTCCATTGGGTGATGAACGGAGCGCAACCTACTGATACAGTAAGGGCGATGCTTTCCTACCGTGGAATTATGCTTAAAAAGCACCTTCAAATCGGAGTTAATAAAGGAGCTATATCGCAAGAGGAGGCAGACAAGAAATTCGAAGCTTGGTTGAACGAGAAAGAATCTAAGATCGAGTCTAAGAAAGATAAAATAGCCAAGGAAGCTGCTGCTAGCGCCAAAGCCAGAAAAGAAGCAGAAACTAAAGTGAAAGAAGCAAGAGCTGAAGCGTTGAAGAAGAAAAACGTGGTTGAGGAAGAAGCTCCAAAGGCTGAGGAAGAGGCAACAGAAACGGCTGAGGTTACTGAAGAACCTAAAGGCGAAACTCCTGCGGAAGGAGAAGAGAATAAAGGAGAATAA